Sequence from the Pontibacter pudoricolor genome:
GCCAACCCCGATCAGGCAGCTATCGCCAATGCGCCCCATTTTTTTATTCTCCGTACCACCTGTTGATGTCGCTGCCGCCAGATTCCCATCGCGGTCCAGGGCAACTGCTCCGACCGTGCCGTGCATGCGTGCATTCAGTTCGTCCAGGCCAATTCTGTCACTGCTTGTAAATTCTTCTTCCCGCTTTTTAGAGAAAGCATCGAATTGATGTTCGGTAATAAAGTAAGAAGACGGCTCCATCCTGATATCAATCTTTTTGGCATATTCCAGCGCACCCATGTCGCCCAGGAAACGATACTGGGTATTGAGCATCACTGCTTTAGCCAGCGAAATAGGGTTCCTGATATTCCGTACCAATGCAACTGCACCTGAAGCCTGGTCGCTGCCGCGCATAAGGGCCGCATCCATCTCTACTTCGCCGTTTGCATTAAGCGCTGAGCCTCTGCCTGCATTAAAGAGAGGATTGTCTTCCAGTCTTTTCACTGCAGCCTCTACCGCATCTACCGCTGAGCCACCTTCCTCCAGTATTTTATACCCGGCCTCTACCGCTTCCTGTATTCCTTTTTCATATCCTTTTTTGTTTTTATGTATGTGATCCGAGTCTGGTCCTGCGCCACCATGAACTATAATTGCGAGCGGTTTCTTCTTAGCCATCGTTTCGTTGTTTTCTGAGTAGAGTTTATAGTTCTCAGGTAGTACGGCTTTTACTTTAGCATGTT
This genomic interval carries:
- a CDS encoding isoaspartyl peptidase/L-asparaginase family protein — its product is MAKKKPLAIIVHGGAGPDSDHIHKNKKGYEKGIQEAVEAGYKILEEGGSAVDAVEAAVKRLEDNPLFNAGRGSALNANGEVEMDAALMRGSDQASGAVALVRNIRNPISLAKAVMLNTQYRFLGDMGALEYAKKIDIRMEPSSYFITEHQFDAFSKKREEEFTSSDRIGLDELNARMHGTVGAVALDRDGNLAAATSTGGTENKKMGRIGDSCLIGVGCYAKNKTCAISGTGDGEVLIKNVIAYDISALMEYKGLTLQKACETVVLERVKPEEGDVGVIGVDAQGNITLVFNSERMHRGWRTSANQHGVEIYKKK